From the Solibacillus sp. FSL R5-0449 genome, one window contains:
- a CDS encoding saccharopine dehydrogenase C-terminal domain-containing protein, with product MKVVVLGAGLMGKEVARDLVQSEDVKKIFLADVSTGPAKEFVNTLNTDKVEVVQLDAEDDKALRDVIGRGDVVVNALFYKFNKRVAQAAIDAGVHSVDLGGHIGGITESIFELHGQAVDNGVTIIPDLGVAPGMINILTGYGATKFDSVDSIKLYVGGIPTTPQPPLHYIRVFSLDGVFDHYTEPSKMIQKGVLTEVESLTGLEPIYFDEFGVLEAFYTSGGISTLYKTFPHVKTLEYKTIRYKGHAEQFKLLADLGFLDKNNTVEAGGREVNVREVTREVLQKKLDIGDNVDAVLLRAIISGEKSEEQITYEYEMVVRKDTDHNVTAMARATANTISIVAQMVGKGLIGERGVFAPETVVPGREFIQEMAKRGVDIKETSHRSSMIVKW from the coding sequence ATGAAAGTAGTAGTGTTAGGTGCAGGGTTGATGGGGAAAGAAGTAGCGCGCGATTTAGTCCAAAGTGAAGATGTGAAAAAGATTTTTTTAGCCGATGTTTCAACAGGTCCTGCAAAGGAATTCGTCAATACATTGAATACAGATAAGGTTGAAGTAGTGCAGCTTGATGCAGAAGATGACAAAGCATTGCGTGATGTCATCGGCCGCGGTGATGTAGTTGTGAATGCGCTGTTCTATAAATTCAATAAACGAGTTGCCCAAGCGGCAATTGATGCAGGGGTGCACTCAGTAGATTTAGGCGGCCATATTGGCGGAATTACTGAATCTATTTTCGAGCTGCACGGTCAGGCAGTCGATAATGGCGTGACGATTATTCCGGATTTAGGTGTAGCACCGGGAATGATCAATATTTTGACGGGTTACGGGGCGACAAAGTTTGATTCTGTCGATTCGATCAAACTTTATGTAGGTGGTATTCCAACAACACCGCAGCCTCCATTGCATTATATTCGTGTGTTCTCGCTGGATGGGGTATTTGACCATTATACAGAGCCTTCGAAAATGATCCAAAAAGGTGTGCTGACAGAAGTTGAGTCTTTAACAGGACTTGAGCCGATCTACTTTGACGAGTTCGGAGTATTGGAGGCCTTCTACACATCCGGCGGTATTTCAACGTTATATAAAACATTCCCGCATGTGAAAACACTTGAATACAAAACGATCCGCTATAAAGGTCACGCGGAGCAGTTTAAATTGCTTGCCGATTTAGGCTTCCTTGATAAAAATAATACCGTTGAAGCTGGCGGTCGTGAAGTAAATGTCCGGGAAGTAACGAGGGAAGTATTGCAGAAAAAACTGGATATCGGCGATAATGTCGATGCCGTATTATTACGTGCAATTATTTCAGGTGAAAAGTCGGAAGAACAAATTACGTATGAATATGAAATGGTCGTACGAAAAGATACAGATCATAACGTGACGGCGATGGCCCGCGCAACGGCAAATACGATTTCAATCGTGGCTCAAATGGTTGGCAAGGGGCTGATTGGGGAGCGCGGTGTATTTGCACCGGAAACAGTTGTGCCAGGTCGTGAGTTTATTCAGGAAATGGCAAAGCGTGGTGTTGATATTAAAGAAACATCACACCGTTCATCCATGATTGTAAAGTGGTAG
- a CDS encoding acyl-CoA dehydrogenase family protein, with translation MNFEFSEEQKLLRKTVRQFVDAEIIPYIADWDAGGGFDPKLWKRLAELGLMGVCVPEKYGGAGMDYNSLAIVCEELERGDTAFRTAVSVHTGLNSMTLMQWGTEQQKEKYLLPQAKGEKIGAFGLTEPGAGSDVAAVSSFAKRDGDHYILNGQKTWISLCDIADHFLVFAYTDKEKAHHGISAFIVEREWAGFSSKAIKGKYGIRAGNTGELFFEDVKIPVENLLGEEGEGFKIAMSALDNGRFTVAAGAVGLIQACIEASVKYCKERETFGKPIGEHQLVGQMLAKMEAGYEMSRLLVYRAGELKNKGVRNTRETSLAKWQACDFANKAADDAVQIHGAYGYSDEYPVARYLRNSKAPVIYEGTREIHTMMQADYVLGKRADKKLRCMLPSWPFE, from the coding sequence ATGAACTTCGAATTTTCAGAAGAACAGAAACTTTTACGAAAAACAGTAAGGCAATTCGTTGATGCGGAAATTATCCCTTATATTGCCGATTGGGATGCGGGCGGCGGTTTTGATCCGAAATTATGGAAGCGACTTGCCGAGCTTGGTTTGATGGGCGTTTGTGTACCGGAAAAATACGGCGGAGCAGGAATGGACTATAATTCGCTCGCAATTGTATGCGAGGAGCTTGAGCGCGGGGATACGGCGTTTCGTACGGCCGTTTCCGTGCATACGGGCTTAAATAGTATGACGCTCATGCAATGGGGCACAGAGCAGCAGAAGGAGAAATATTTGCTGCCTCAGGCAAAGGGCGAGAAAATCGGCGCATTCGGTCTGACAGAACCTGGTGCCGGCTCGGATGTAGCGGCGGTGAGTTCATTTGCGAAACGTGATGGGGACCACTATATTTTGAACGGTCAAAAAACGTGGATTTCTTTATGTGATATCGCAGATCATTTCCTTGTATTTGCCTATACAGATAAGGAAAAAGCACATCACGGTATTTCCGCTTTTATCGTTGAGCGTGAATGGGCTGGTTTTAGCTCAAAGGCGATTAAGGGCAAATACGGTATTCGCGCAGGAAATACAGGTGAACTGTTCTTTGAAGATGTCAAAATTCCGGTAGAAAACTTGCTTGGGGAAGAAGGAGAAGGTTTTAAAATTGCAATGTCCGCACTCGATAACGGCCGTTTTACTGTTGCTGCAGGGGCTGTCGGCTTAATACAGGCGTGTATCGAAGCGAGCGTCAAGTACTGCAAAGAACGCGAAACATTCGGCAAACCGATCGGTGAACATCAACTGGTCGGTCAAATGCTCGCAAAAATGGAAGCCGGCTATGAAATGAGTCGTCTGCTCGTGTATCGCGCAGGAGAGCTGAAAAATAAAGGCGTACGCAACACGAGGGAAACATCGCTCGCCAAATGGCAGGCGTGTGACTTTGCGAATAAAGCGGCAGATGATGCGGTTCAAATCCACGGGGCATACGGTTATTCCGATGAATATCCGGTAGCCCGCTATTTACGGAATTCCAAAGCACCGGTCATTTATGAAGGGACACGCGAAATTCATACAATGATGCAGGCAGATTATGTGCTTGGCAAACGTGCAGATAAGAAGTTACGCTGTATGCTGCCAAGCTGGCCGTTTGAATAA
- a CDS encoding GNAT family N-acetyltransferase: MAIIRTMHAEDIPQVQDVAKKSWNATYEGIIPVEIQEKFLKMAYNAERMKQRMERSFLFVAEIESNIIGFANFSPVNEEGKAELGAIYLYPEYQGKGVGSALLQKGINELNGIKEIYINVEKDNKIGKSFYDAKGFQVLKEFDDQFEGHTLKTVRMVLNV; the protein is encoded by the coding sequence ATGGCAATAATTCGTACAATGCATGCTGAAGATATTCCACAAGTTCAGGATGTGGCGAAAAAATCTTGGAATGCAACATATGAGGGGATTATTCCTGTGGAGATCCAAGAAAAGTTCCTAAAGATGGCCTACAATGCTGAACGGATGAAACAGCGAATGGAACGTTCTTTTCTTTTTGTAGCTGAAATCGAAAGTAATATTATAGGGTTCGCGAATTTTTCTCCTGTTAATGAAGAAGGGAAAGCTGAATTAGGGGCTATTTACCTTTATCCGGAATACCAGGGAAAAGGGGTTGGCTCGGCTTTATTGCAAAAAGGAATTAATGAGCTGAACGGCATAAAAGAAATATATATAAATGTTGAAAAGGACAATAAAATTGGCAAGAGCTTTTATGACGCAAAAGGCTTTCAAGTATTGAAAGAGTTCGATGATCAATTTGAGGGCCATACGTTAAAAACAGTGCGAATGGTATTAAATGTGTAG
- a CDS encoding SgcJ/EcaC family oxidoreductase, which translates to MNTEVQNLYTKLIDAWNRRDAKGMSDQFADQGVPIGFDGSKLIGKEEILAHLTPIFLDHPTAPFITKVKEIRSLGIDTAILYAIAGMIPPGKSDIEPAVNAHQTLVAVKMNNSWQVELFQNTPAQFHGRPELVEEMTEELRQLL; encoded by the coding sequence ATGAATACTGAAGTTCAAAACCTTTACACTAAACTAATTGATGCCTGGAATAGACGTGATGCCAAAGGGATGTCTGATCAATTTGCCGATCAGGGAGTCCCAATTGGATTTGATGGCAGTAAGTTAATTGGCAAAGAAGAAATTTTGGCGCATCTTACGCCTATTTTTTTAGATCATCCAACAGCTCCTTTTATAACGAAAGTAAAAGAGATACGGTCACTTGGAATAGATACAGCAATTTTATATGCGATTGCGGGAATGATTCCTCCCGGAAAATCGGATATTGAGCCTGCCGTAAACGCCCATCAAACACTGGTCGCGGTGAAAATGAACAACAGCTGGCAAGTGGAGCTATTTCAAAATACTCCGGCACAGTTTCATGGAAGACCGGAATTAGTGGAGGAAATGACGGAAGAATTAAGGCAGTTGCTTTAG
- a CDS encoding enoyl-CoA hydratase, with protein sequence MTLKIGDIITFERTFTTKDVFTEVSCDEGVHHITPDEQGRLVIQGLLTATLPTKIGGDANVLARTMNFEFIRPVFTGDTIKCEVEIQSFEWAESKKRTSIGTTFTCKNQDGKEVLKGSFAGVIL encoded by the coding sequence ATAACTTTGAAAATAGGCGATATCATTACATTTGAACGTACATTTACAACTAAAGACGTATTTACAGAAGTTTCTTGTGATGAAGGTGTTCATCATATTACACCGGATGAACAGGGAAGGCTTGTAATTCAGGGATTGCTTACAGCGACGTTGCCGACGAAAATTGGCGGGGATGCCAATGTATTGGCTCGGACAATGAATTTTGAATTTATAAGACCTGTTTTTACCGGGGATACAATCAAATGCGAAGTGGAAATTCAGAGTTTTGAATGGGCGGAAAGTAAGAAAAGAACATCAATTGGTACAACGTTCACCTGCAAAAATCAGGATGGAAAAGAAGTATTAAAGGGCAGTTTTGCGGGCGTTATTCTTTAG
- a CDS encoding DUF6198 family protein, whose translation MNQITKRIFIYILGTFLLGIGVTFSIKADLGVSPVSSLGYAIALITSISVGTAVFLSNLVFIAVQFLLSGKFEAKNYLLQLISSVLVSVFIDATLALGIFLPDATNWTLKIVYLVISLFIIALGVFLYVNARLPLASYDALIPIVGEKLKKPFGKAKTISDLVNITISALICLLFIQTFGSIGIGTLIAAYFTGKIVGVIIKYFKAPLYNWLGFSL comes from the coding sequence ATGAATCAAATCACAAAACGTATTTTTATTTACATACTAGGTACATTTTTGCTTGGCATTGGCGTAACCTTTTCAATTAAGGCCGATTTAGGAGTCTCACCCGTGTCCTCGCTCGGTTATGCAATTGCGCTCATTACGTCCATTTCTGTAGGGACTGCCGTATTTTTATCAAATCTCGTCTTTATTGCCGTTCAATTTTTGCTGTCAGGGAAATTTGAAGCAAAGAATTATTTGCTTCAACTCATAAGTTCAGTGCTTGTTAGTGTATTTATTGATGCGACATTAGCACTCGGTATCTTTTTACCAGACGCGACAAACTGGACATTAAAAATTGTTTATTTAGTAATTAGCCTGTTCATCATTGCACTCGGTGTCTTTTTATATGTAAACGCACGTTTGCCTCTCGCGTCTTATGATGCACTAATTCCGATTGTCGGTGAAAAATTGAAGAAACCGTTCGGTAAAGCTAAAACGATAAGCGACCTCGTTAACATAACCATTTCTGCCCTGATCTGTTTACTGTTTATCCAAACATTCGGTTCAATTGGCATCGGTACACTTATTGCCGCATACTTTACCGGCAAAATTGTTGGGGTCATTATTAAATATTTCAAAGCGCCATTATATAATTGGCTCGGCTTTTCACTTTAA
- a CDS encoding LysR family transcriptional regulator, which produces MDHQHLQYYVEIVKHGSISKAAEKLHIAQPQLSQLLRKLEDDLGTVLIERYRKKWDLTEAGKLFYDYAITTLNNFSFMANQINELENGATGTIRIGVATSCVHLFIDYYAAFLEKFPNVKVLLTTSPSENIRKQLEKRAVDIAFMLKPQNVTLYDYKVLREQNCVAVVPKSWNWGNEVNVRQFHGHPFIALGEMKDFYLTHELQHHFSAQKIKPQTIMECKDIAVAIRMVEKGLGATIVPNMHLFSSESEEVDYIPLADFDYAMFPVLLRLKDASFNKITERLWAFIE; this is translated from the coding sequence ATGGATCATCAGCACTTACAGTATTATGTTGAAATTGTGAAGCACGGCAGTATTTCAAAGGCGGCCGAAAAACTACATATCGCACAGCCACAGCTAAGTCAGCTGCTGAGAAAGCTGGAGGATGATTTAGGTACTGTCCTCATCGAACGTTACCGGAAGAAATGGGATTTAACGGAGGCGGGGAAGCTGTTTTATGACTACGCGATCACGACGTTAAATAATTTCAGCTTTATGGCGAACCAAATTAACGAGTTAGAGAACGGGGCTACAGGAACGATTCGCATCGGTGTTGCTACATCGTGTGTACACTTGTTTATCGATTATTACGCAGCATTTTTAGAAAAATTTCCAAATGTGAAAGTACTGTTGACAACTAGCCCTTCTGAAAATATTCGAAAACAATTAGAAAAACGGGCAGTTGATATCGCATTCATGCTAAAGCCGCAAAATGTAACGCTCTATGATTATAAAGTTTTACGTGAACAAAATTGTGTAGCCGTTGTGCCGAAAAGCTGGAACTGGGGCAATGAGGTGAACGTGCGCCAATTCCATGGACACCCATTTATTGCTCTTGGTGAAATGAAGGACTTTTATTTAACTCATGAGCTACAGCATCATTTTTCTGCACAAAAAATTAAGCCGCAAACAATTATGGAGTGTAAAGATATTGCAGTCGCAATCCGAATGGTGGAAAAGGGGCTTGGTGCAACGATTGTACCGAATATGCACCTATTTTCGAGTGAATCAGAAGAGGTAGATTACATTCCACTTGCAGATTTTGATTATGCAATGTTTCCGGTGCTGCTGAGATTGAAAGATGCAAGCTTTAATAAAATAACGGAGCGTCTTTGGGCATTTATAGAGTGA
- a CDS encoding carbonic anhydrase family protein, giving the protein MKKHRYLFLAMFSSLMLAACAEEKSEEKEVITTSANQSDWSYEESTGPEHWGKLDPKNLTCVNGSEQSPINVEIPEVKADENLKGNEIHYEPTPFTLENNGHTIQANAVTESNHIIIENNEYKLSQFHFHTPSEHQFNGQNYDMELHLVHSDENGKLAVIGLMIQEGNENKLLASMWNELPTDKTAKGDSEKHVIDLQALLPENETTFQYSGSLTTPPCTEEVQWIVFEQPIEMSKAQIKAFQQIFPDNHRPVQPINEREINKSGE; this is encoded by the coding sequence ATGAAAAAACATAGATACTTATTTTTGGCGATGTTCTCAAGTTTGATGCTTGCTGCATGCGCGGAAGAAAAAAGTGAAGAAAAAGAAGTAATTACAACAAGTGCTAATCAGAGTGACTGGTCTTATGAGGAATCGACTGGACCTGAACACTGGGGGAAACTTGATCCCAAAAATTTAACATGTGTGAATGGAAGCGAACAATCGCCGATTAATGTTGAAATTCCTGAAGTAAAAGCAGATGAAAATTTAAAAGGGAATGAGATTCACTATGAACCAACACCGTTTACATTAGAAAATAATGGCCATACGATACAAGCGAATGCGGTAACAGAAAGCAATCACATTATTATTGAAAATAATGAGTACAAGCTTTCACAATTTCATTTCCATACACCAAGCGAGCACCAGTTTAACGGTCAAAACTATGATATGGAACTTCATCTAGTACATAGTGACGAGAATGGAAAGCTGGCTGTTATTGGATTGATGATTCAAGAAGGAAATGAAAACAAACTGCTTGCTTCAATGTGGAATGAATTACCGACAGATAAAACGGCAAAAGGTGATTCCGAAAAGCATGTAATTGACTTACAGGCTCTACTGCCTGAAAATGAAACGACTTTCCAATACTCCGGTTCATTAACGACACCGCCTTGTACCGAAGAAGTACAGTGGATTGTTTTTGAACAGCCGATTGAAATGTCAAAAGCACAAATAAAAGCATTCCAGCAAATTTTTCCGGATAACCACCGTCCTGTTCAGCCGATAAATGAACGGGAAATTAATAAAAGTGGGGAATAA
- a CDS encoding AbrB family transcriptional regulator: MLKVLILSLIGGYIFNLLHIPIPWMLGPIVIVMLAQFIYKGPLKWSGQMRDAGVVIVGTVIGVQFNTNLFGMIGSIIFYMLLLNVILIGGSIGIAYLTSRWAKIPIKAAILGAIPGGLGQIVIFAEEEKVQEIGVISYFQVIRLLLVVVFVPFIVAGQVISKPSTDATLTISLILLIALAWACSHLMKRVHLPVAFFITPIILLITLQLTTPLAMPQVPGIVMDVAQLLIGAHIGLMLKPHMIKLPVRVLAGGIFSALALIALTFGSSFLMSLALDTTFATSFLSTAPGGLDQMVLLADAVNAAVSLVSMFQTFRLLFIFIIIMPLMKLFYRWREKKEIAYNQENGVVKY, encoded by the coding sequence ATGCTAAAGGTATTAATTTTATCTTTAATCGGGGGTTATATTTTTAACCTGCTACACATCCCTATTCCATGGATGCTCGGCCCGATCGTTATCGTCATGCTAGCACAATTCATTTATAAAGGGCCGCTCAAATGGTCTGGTCAAATGCGCGATGCAGGTGTCGTCATTGTAGGTACCGTGATCGGTGTACAATTTAACACTAATCTGTTCGGCATGATAGGTTCTATTATATTTTATATGTTGCTGTTAAACGTTATTTTAATAGGCGGCTCAATCGGGATTGCTTATTTAACAAGCAGATGGGCAAAAATCCCGATAAAAGCTGCAATTCTGGGCGCTATCCCGGGAGGTTTAGGTCAGATTGTCATATTTGCTGAAGAGGAAAAGGTTCAGGAAATCGGCGTAATTTCATATTTTCAAGTAATCCGGCTATTATTAGTTGTTGTATTTGTTCCATTTATCGTTGCTGGTCAGGTAATAAGTAAACCTTCCACAGATGCTACGCTGACAATCAGTTTAATATTGTTAATTGCGCTGGCTTGGGCATGTTCCCATTTAATGAAACGCGTCCATTTACCCGTTGCATTTTTTATTACACCTATTATATTACTAATTACACTGCAGCTCACTACACCACTTGCCATGCCACAAGTACCAGGTATTGTTATGGATGTTGCTCAGCTTCTTATTGGTGCGCATATTGGTTTAATGCTCAAGCCACACATGATAAAGCTGCCAGTACGTGTACTCGCAGGCGGTATTTTCAGTGCATTGGCACTAATTGCGCTAACATTCGGATCAAGTTTCTTAATGTCATTGGCATTGGATACGACATTTGCCACAAGCTTCCTAAGTACGGCTCCAGGCGGTCTGGATCAAATGGTGTTATTAGCCGATGCTGTTAATGCTGCGGTCTCGCTTGTTTCAATGTTCCAAACCTTTAGGCTACTATTTATTTTTATTATAATCATGCCTTTAATGAAACTATTTTACCGTTGGCGAGAAAAAAAAGAGATTGCCTACAATCAAGAAAACGGTGTTGTAAAGTATTGA
- a CDS encoding VOC family protein: MEKFLYAPEIAKLGHVALVSEDLEKSLWFFRDTIGLEETEVVDGVHYLRAWGDFEHHTLSITAGETSYIDHIGWRTKRREDVATFAQLLEDAGTEVRWIKAGEEVAQGEAIRFELPSGHRFELYYDMEKTPADESRKSVLKNQTYKSWAKGVSPRRIDHVNLQTSHDNAEIVQYLKEALGFNLREYFVNPDDVQVASWLSVTNLVHDVAVMSTPRSKEPNEMHHIAYWLDNAQDLLRAADILCESDVQFVGPGKHGISQAMYIYVKDPGSGLRLEIFTNGYLIFEPDWEPVKWTYEEYLKNGSAYWGDRRRDDVDREAQVKELAKS; encoded by the coding sequence ATGGAAAAATTTCTTTACGCACCGGAAATCGCAAAATTAGGGCATGTTGCTTTAGTATCAGAAGACCTTGAAAAATCTTTATGGTTCTTCCGTGACACAATCGGCTTGGAAGAAACAGAAGTTGTAGATGGTGTACACTATTTGCGGGCTTGGGGCGATTTCGAACACCATACATTGTCAATTACTGCCGGTGAGACATCTTATATCGACCATATCGGCTGGCGCACAAAACGACGCGAGGATGTAGCAACATTTGCCCAGTTATTAGAAGATGCAGGTACTGAAGTACGCTGGATAAAAGCCGGTGAAGAAGTTGCACAAGGTGAAGCCATCCGCTTTGAACTACCAAGTGGCCACCGTTTTGAACTTTACTATGATATGGAAAAGACGCCTGCGGATGAATCACGAAAATCCGTACTTAAAAACCAAACGTATAAATCATGGGCTAAAGGGGTTTCTCCACGTCGAATCGATCACGTAAATTTGCAAACTTCTCATGACAATGCTGAAATTGTGCAATATTTAAAAGAAGCTTTAGGCTTTAATTTGCGCGAATATTTCGTCAATCCGGATGATGTGCAAGTTGCAAGCTGGTTATCGGTGACAAACTTAGTTCATGACGTTGCAGTTATGTCTACCCCACGCTCAAAAGAGCCAAATGAAATGCACCATATAGCCTACTGGTTAGATAATGCTCAAGACTTGCTGCGCGCTGCCGACATTTTATGCGAATCTGACGTACAATTCGTAGGTCCAGGAAAACATGGGATTTCACAGGCAATGTATATTTACGTTAAAGACCCAGGAAGCGGTTTACGCCTCGAAATCTTTACAAACGGCTACTTAATCTTCGAACCGGACTGGGAGCCAGTAAAATGGACTTATGAAGAATACCTTAAAAACGGTTCCGCATATTGGGGAGACCGCCGTCGCGACGATGTTGACCGTGAGGCACAAGTAAAAGAATTAGCGAAATCATAA
- a CDS encoding acyl-CoA dehydrogenase family protein, whose amino-acid sequence MVTVVENKDLYEEIMQKAKRIGEAAELEAIEADHNSTISPRIADIIREEEIHRLILPKEFGYPQLDWRTFVDMVSTVGYHNLSAAWLTYFFSAHNAWVCYYPKHIRDEVINQGGFVADVFAPIGKVEKTEGGYLVSGKYNFVSGINYCDWVGIGAMMKFDDSEKPERVGILLKVSDLEVVKTWDSLGLRGSGSNTLIVDNIFVKPDAILRFSKIIENSQPPYEDFDQNYLYYNTPFYPGFYVGFAAMAVGGAERVLDEFEKHTAGRVRFSGVNEKESPTSQRVLSELKLELLSAKTLLNEYINMMQTDKGGSYEGAKYKAIRAKVIDKCTQIGVKSLLTLGGHALLKGHPVELFTRDLMAIATHITSLYEDGILGYGRHLFGVHTNIQG is encoded by the coding sequence ATGGTTACAGTAGTTGAAAATAAAGATCTTTATGAAGAAATAATGCAAAAAGCAAAGCGTATTGGTGAAGCTGCAGAGCTGGAAGCAATTGAAGCAGATCACAACTCGACAATTTCTCCCCGTATAGCTGATATTATCCGGGAGGAGGAAATCCACCGTTTAATTTTACCTAAAGAGTTTGGCTACCCACAGCTTGATTGGCGCACATTCGTTGATATGGTAAGTACAGTTGGTTACCACAATCTTTCAGCTGCATGGTTAACGTACTTTTTCTCGGCTCATAACGCTTGGGTGTGCTACTACCCTAAACATATCCGTGATGAAGTCATCAATCAGGGCGGTTTTGTAGCGGACGTATTTGCCCCAATCGGCAAAGTTGAAAAGACAGAAGGCGGTTATCTCGTTTCCGGCAAGTATAATTTTGTAAGCGGTATCAACTATTGTGATTGGGTGGGCATTGGTGCAATGATGAAATTTGATGACAGTGAAAAACCAGAACGTGTAGGGATTTTACTGAAAGTTTCTGATTTGGAAGTTGTAAAAACGTGGGATTCACTTGGACTTCGTGGATCGGGCAGCAACACGTTAATCGTCGATAACATTTTTGTAAAACCTGATGCCATTTTACGTTTCAGCAAAATAATCGAAAACAGCCAGCCGCCATATGAAGATTTTGACCAGAATTATTTATACTACAATACACCTTTCTACCCTGGATTCTATGTTGGTTTTGCAGCGATGGCTGTCGGTGGTGCCGAGCGTGTGCTTGATGAATTCGAAAAACATACAGCGGGACGCGTACGCTTTTCTGGTGTAAACGAAAAAGAGTCCCCTACGAGCCAACGTGTGCTTTCAGAGCTGAAGCTTGAATTACTTTCTGCCAAAACACTATTAAATGAATATATCAATATGATGCAGACGGATAAAGGCGGTTCCTACGAAGGGGCCAAATATAAAGCGATCCGTGCAAAAGTTATCGATAAATGTACACAGATCGGTGTAAAGTCATTGCTTACATTAGGCGGTCATGCGTTATTAAAAGGTCATCCTGTAGAGCTATTCACTCGTGACTTGATGGCGATTGCGACCCACATTACTTCTCTTTATGAAGATGGAATTTTAGGTTACGGCAGACACCTATTCGGTGTTCATACAAACATTCAAGGCTAA
- a CDS encoding alpha/beta hydrolase, whose translation MTIFEGFHNSYVLANGVRTHYSWAGTEGPAVILLHGAGPGACGAAGWRFMLPALAKAGFRAYAIDQLSMGFTDVRPHAWPVNGHQSLVDHVHDFIEALCLDEVSLVGNSQGAYVAAKYAIDHPEKVNKVVYIGSNTIYQAMQEVPERKLRSFLEVIGYDYTEESLRKFMYRNSNEDTVIPEELIQLRHQAATRPGVRESNQAFDAYLARMNEEPKLWDRYCIKDSLPKLKIPGLFIWGNQDAVAPVETGYKLEKLLPSIKFVYIENCGHQAQTDQPEIVNKLVTDFLAVETGQKVTAQ comes from the coding sequence ATGACAATTTTTGAAGGATTTCATAATAGTTACGTATTAGCAAATGGTGTACGTACACATTATTCCTGGGCCGGAACAGAAGGACCGGCAGTGATATTACTACACGGGGCAGGACCTGGAGCTTGTGGCGCGGCTGGATGGCGCTTTATGCTGCCGGCTCTGGCAAAAGCAGGTTTCCGCGCATATGCAATCGATCAATTATCAATGGGTTTCACAGATGTACGCCCTCATGCATGGCCAGTAAACGGACATCAAAGTTTAGTAGATCATGTACATGATTTTATTGAAGCCCTATGTCTGGATGAAGTATCACTTGTCGGTAACTCACAAGGTGCTTACGTTGCAGCCAAATATGCAATCGACCATCCCGAAAAAGTAAATAAAGTAGTTTATATCGGCAGCAATACCATTTATCAGGCGATGCAAGAAGTACCTGAAAGAAAGCTCCGTTCGTTCCTGGAAGTAATTGGTTACGATTACACGGAAGAATCATTACGCAAATTTATGTATCGTAACTCGAATGAAGACACAGTCATTCCGGAAGAGTTGATTCAACTGCGTCATCAAGCCGCAACACGCCCAGGCGTAAGAGAATCCAATCAAGCATTTGATGCATACTTGGCAAGAATGAATGAGGAACCGAAACTTTGGGATCGCTACTGCATTAAAGATTCATTACCAAAATTAAAAATTCCTGGCTTATTTATCTGGGGGAACCAGGATGCTGTTGCACCAGTTGAGACAGGTTATAAACTTGAAAAACTATTGCCTAGCATTAAATTCGTATATATCGAAAACTGCGGTCACCAGGCACAAACTGACCAGCCGGAAATCGTTAACAAACTGGTCACAGATTTTTTAGCAGTTGAAACAGGACAAAAGGTTACAGCCCAATAA